Below is a genomic region from Vitis riparia cultivar Riparia Gloire de Montpellier isolate 1030 chromosome 5, EGFV_Vit.rip_1.0, whole genome shotgun sequence.
ATTTATGAACTATTATTGCTAGTTAATATTGTTCTTGGCCTATCATCATGGACCACAAATTCATGGAACCAAATTTCTAGATGGATGAATGAATGGTTTAGGGGAttctatcatataaaatatatttgagctcatgacttattTCAAAAGGTGTTTATTATTATGGTATAAGATAATCCTCAAAATCATatcatatgataaaaaaatatattttaaaaaataattacataatgtttgaaatttgattatgaTTCCTATAatccaataattaaagttaCGATATTTGGAATGTTAGAATTCagatcaatttcttttttcatttgttattatatttggattattcattagaaacatgaaaaaaaaacgaGAGTTCATTTTCAAGATTCTCCAATAATGGATTGAGATTTAGGTGGGAAAGCATGATGCTTGGTGCAACTACTTTACGATGAATAAGTCCATTACATCTGTAAACGACATTCCTTTGAAAAATCTCTCAAATGAAGGATAGACACCTCTCTAATTCTCCCTTTTTATCTTGACCATAAAATCGTATACTAAAATGAATGTAACTAGTTCAATTCCTATTAGAGTGactctttttaaaaacatcaaattgatatttattgataaatggtTGATATTGTATGGATAAAGGTATGAGAAAAACAAATAGGACTTGAATGAAAAACAATAAGAATGAACTTCAATGTTACGCTAGCATTATAAAAAAGACTTGATTCTCGGGGCAAATTAAAAGACGAtgggaaaaaaacaaagttaagGAAGAGAATCAATTGATGTGACCACGTGAAAATTCCTATCAGAGTAGAAGATCCTCACTCATAACCAAATCAAAATATGGCTACAATAATCAAACCCCTTGCTCTGCTTCTATTAAGTGCTTGTAGCAATTAAATTGTAGGTGGAGTGTCACCAAGCCCTGTAGATATGATTGTGAACCCAACCCACATCACAAACCCCTAgtcccaccaccaccaccatttcCACCTCCAACCACCAAGTTATCATGCACAAACATCTCCCAAAATCATCAACATTTggacaaaacaaacaaataatcataTTCTATTTCATCTACTAAATAAATATTACCCAAAGGAAGCTAACCCATGATACAATTTTGAGGCCTTTACGGAGTTTTTCCTCCCatgaataggaaaaaaaattaactccTAGTTGCTCTGTACGGATAATAGAAGACGATACAATATTGACAtaaatatagagagagaaagagagggagacagagagagagagggagagagctAGTGCCCCTTATTTCTCTTTGCAACATGCTGAGGCTTTCAAGAAATGAGCCTTTGCCCACTTACTGGGATCTCCAGTACTTGGCCATCTCAAATCCATTCTTGCTATAGTGATAGTCCTCAATAGTTTGTTCAATTTCTTTCTGTGTGTTCATGACAAAAGGCCCATACTGGACAACAGGTTCGTTCAGAGGCTGCCCTCCAATGAGCACAAATCTCAGCGGTTTGGATGACTTGTTCCACGCGCTCAGGCCGTCACCAGGGCCTAAAACCAAGACATGGTGAGCGGTCACTGGAGATGAGTTCACTACCCCGAATACTCCTTCCCCTTCAACTATGTACACAAAGGAGTTCCATGATTCTGGAATGCTTTGATGCATTTGGGCCCTTGGTTTTAGAGTAAAATCAAGGTACATTGTTGGAGTTCTGGTGTAAACTGGGGACCGGACTCCCATTGATTCTCCTGCTATGATCCGGACTTCAACGCCATCTTTCTCTGCTCTTTTGATGTCCTCACTCGGCAATTCTTGGTAATTTGGTTCAATCCTGAATTGAGTAAATGTGAATTCTTCACAAAGTGGCATAACAGAAAGGTATGCaccaaaattattttgaagaaaactgTAGATTTCATCATAATTGTGTTTGGAATTTGTGTTGAGAGATCCTTACATTTTGTCTTTGGATGCTAGATTGATCCAAAGCTGCAAGCCCTTTTGGGTTCCTTCATCTGCAGGCATTTCAGAGTGGATTATGCCTCTGCCTGCAGTCATCCACTGCACAGAATCAACATGTTAGAGAAAGGATTTACACatcaaaatgatcaaatcttGGTTCCACTGATCCAATTCTTTACCTGCACATCCCCTGTTCGGATTGTGCCCTTATGCCCTGCAAAATCTTGATGAGTGAAAGCTCCCTGAAATTCAAAAAACCCCAAGATCAGTTGCATTCAATTCAACCATCTCAAACAGGAATTGAGCccagcattaaaaaaaaaaaaaaaaaaaaggtgttgtGTGGGGGAGGGAAGAAATTAAGGGTACCTGCAGCATGTACGTAACAGTCTCAAAGCCTGAAAAACATATAGTTGACATgagaaccaaagaaaatgaagattgatgaaagatttcaatccaccatgataattaaattcaaggaacaaaattgaaattgatgggAAAGGTTCAAGAACCTCTGTGTGGATGATCCGGAAAACCAGCAGGCGGTGCAACTGAAACATCAAACAGCaaagaaatttttaattacaaatcaaTAAAATCCTCTGTTTGGTTAATGAGAaaatctttaataaaacaaatcaaattttcatttttcttttcttctccacaGCCACCAAATGGAAGGTAACGGTAATCCACAAATAAATCAATGCCAAAGTGGGTGTAAATTTTCAATAGAGCATACCTGCGAACTCATCCAACATGAGAAAAGGATCGAGGTTTTTCAATTCACTCCTGAAAGTCAACAAACCCAGCAATCAAAATCCACAAACAATTCAACACCCAGATGGAAAAAAACTCAAGAAAACAAAGACC
It encodes:
- the LOC117913873 gene encoding pirin-like protein translates to MRAVNYGLLLLNQYQPSRVSCFVRKIMSGSDHSSGLDQPRLVVKKVLAKPQREGEGAVVRRSIGRSELKNLDPFLMLDEFAVAPPAGFPDHPHRGFETVTYMLQGAFTHQDFAGHKGTIRTGDVQWMTAGRGIIHSEMPADEGTQKGLQLWINLASKDKMIEPNYQELPSEDIKRAEKDGVEVRIIAGESMGVRSPVYTRTPTMYLDFTLKPRAQMHQSIPESWNSFVYIVEGEGVFGVVNSSPVTAHHVLVLGPGDGLSAWNKSSKPLRFVLIGGQPLNEPVVQYGPFVMNTQKEIEQTIEDYHYSKNGFEMAKYWRSQ